From the Streptococcus sanguinis genome, the window AAGCAGAAGAAGGACCAGTAGCAATTGATGCTAATGGCAATAAGTTGGCTGATGGCGACACAGTTACCTTGATTAAGGACCTGAAAGTTAAAGGAGCACCCAAGGATCTCAAGCAGGGAACGCGCGTGAAAAATATCCGCATCGTGGAAGGTGACCATAATATTGACTGTAAGATTGACGGCTTCGGTGCGATGAAGCTCAAGTCAGAGTTTGTTAAGAAAATTTGAGGTCTCTATGAATCGCAGTTTTATCTTAATTTATCGAATTATTCTGTTTATTCTAGCCTTTTTGGGTGTGTATCTGGAAATCACTAAGTATGGCGTGGGCATGCTCATGTACTATACGGTTTTGTCCAATCTCTTGGTCCTGCTTTTTACGGGCTATCTGG encodes:
- a CDS encoding zinc ribbon domain-containing protein YjdM, with product MNNLPNCPKCNSEYVYEDGTLLVCPECAYEWNPAEIQEAEEGPVAIDANGNKLADGDTVTLIKDLKVKGAPKDLKQGTRVKNIRIVEGDHNIDCKIDGFGAMKLKSEFVKKI